The Pedobacter mucosus genome window below encodes:
- a CDS encoding RagB/SusD family nutrient uptake outer membrane protein, protein MRKITIIIIGLLTTISFSCKKNFLDEEPLDFLSSSNAFVTTKDFEASINNLYSRVRSEFYSSGEQRPFDYVFGTDIVYDGQPDVTRHTNMIAAYSPLSTQIPLIHWVSLFKIVAESNTIIDRIPLSDMPPADRTLMEARARFFRGMAYRTLAYLYGGVPLSLNEVTSPKTDYTRASKAAVLDQVIIDLKFAAANLPAITAVQDGQVNNLAAYHLLSEVYLAAGQFQNSVDAATLVIGNPNVALMKNRFGVKQSDATKNVYWDLFQQGNQNRKNGTNKEGLWVIQFETDIPGGGTVSTGIGGSYQMERHFGPQLGSFRLPGSGVQPFLYPISDYTGGRGIGWAIPTRYFSDVIWTSDFSNDMRNSPFNFVREFKVSNPAHPRFGQTISTITPPAGVTVPRRDFYAYQSKVTTPGDHPEGMFENKSSLLLKASAGGTYADQYMFRLAETYLLRAEAYLGLSQLANSSVDINAVRSRSGASAVLPASVNLDYILDERMRELGSEEKRRITLMRLGKVFDRVKKCNPYYTDVLPTYNLWPIPATELERNNSAKLDQNPGY, encoded by the coding sequence ATGAGAAAGATTACGATTATAATTATTGGGCTGTTGACAACCATCAGTTTTTCCTGTAAAAAGAATTTTTTGGATGAAGAACCGCTTGACTTTCTGAGCTCCTCGAACGCCTTTGTCACAACCAAGGATTTCGAAGCTTCCATAAACAATCTGTACAGCCGCGTGAGAAGCGAATTTTACAGCAGCGGTGAGCAGAGACCCTTTGACTATGTTTTCGGAACGGATATCGTGTACGACGGGCAGCCCGACGTTACCCGCCATACCAATATGATCGCAGCTTACTCTCCTTTAAGCACGCAGATTCCTCTTATTCATTGGGTGTCCCTGTTCAAAATTGTAGCGGAATCAAACACCATAATCGACCGGATTCCGCTTTCGGATATGCCACCGGCAGACAGGACTTTAATGGAGGCCAGGGCCAGGTTTTTCAGAGGCATGGCTTACCGTACCCTGGCTTATCTTTATGGGGGCGTTCCGCTGAGTCTGAACGAGGTGACCTCCCCAAAGACAGATTACACCAGGGCAAGCAAAGCTGCCGTCCTGGACCAGGTGATTATCGATCTAAAGTTTGCTGCGGCAAATCTGCCTGCAATAACCGCGGTACAGGACGGACAGGTCAATAACCTGGCCGCCTATCACCTGCTCTCGGAAGTTTATCTCGCCGCCGGACAGTTCCAGAATTCTGTAGATGCCGCGACCCTGGTTATCGGAAATCCGAATGTCGCCCTGATGAAGAACAGGTTTGGCGTAAAGCAGTCCGATGCAACCAAGAACGTCTACTGGGATCTCTTCCAGCAGGGGAATCAGAACAGGAAAAACGGCACAAACAAAGAAGGTTTATGGGTAATTCAGTTCGAAACCGATATTCCCGGTGGCGGTACCGTCTCAACTGGTATAGGCGGTTCCTATCAAATGGAGCGGCATTTCGGGCCCCAACTGGGCAGCTTCAGGTTACCCGGAAGCGGCGTGCAGCCGTTTCTTTACCCGATCAGCGATTATACAGGTGGCCGGGGAATAGGCTGGGCCATTCCAACCAGATACTTTTCAGATGTAATCTGGACGAGTGATTTCAGCAACGACATGAGAAATTCTCCTTTTAATTTCGTTCGCGAATTCAAGGTAAGCAATCCCGCACATCCTAGATTCGGACAGACCATTTCCACCATTACTCCGCCCGCAGGGGTAACGGTTCCCAGAAGGGACTTTTATGCCTACCAGTCAAAGGTGACCACACCGGGAGACCATCCTGAAGGTATGTTTGAAAACAAATCATCCCTATTGTTAAAAGCAAGCGCCGGCGGGACTTACGCAGATCAATACATGTTCAGACTGGCTGAGACCTACCTGTTGCGGGCAGAAGCTTACCTGGGATTAAGCCAGCTCGCCAACTCTTCTGTGGATATCAATGCCGTGAGGAGCCGCTCTGGCGCATCGGCCGTGCTGCCTGCAAGCGTGAACCTTGATTATATTCTCGACGAGCGGATGCGCGAGCTGGGTTCGGAGGAAAAAAGAAGAATTACCCTGATGAGGCTGGGAAAGGTTTTCGACCGCGTGAAAAAATGCAACCCCTATTACACAGATGTCTTACCGACCTATAACCTATGGCCTATCCCTGCCACTGAACTGGAGCGCAACAACAGCGCAAAACTAGATCAGAACCCAGGTTATTAG
- a CDS encoding Gfo/Idh/MocA family protein: MENTRRKFIKQSAIMAAATYAGTFSSSAKSYKRIIGANDRVRTGVVAFSDRFKDTLLPGYLNHSKELNFDIVGLSDLWNYRRDLGVAHLKSKTGTDVKACRNNDELYAMKDLDAVIISSADFQHALHAIEAVKAGCDAYVEKPFAETMDEAKAALKAVRESEKIVQIGSQRRSGENYQTAANYIQDGKFGPLTAVDLVWNVNQPGRWRRPELVARLKQEDTDWKRFLANRPFQQWDPRKYLEYRLFWPLSSGMPGQWMSHQIDTVHWFTGLQHPRSVVANGGIYTWKDGRQNWDSMVAVFDYGKPDTTDGFQVTFTSRMQNSVGDTGELYYSNGGELNLITNKVSPKGGLKENEAKAMGMKANLLPEFDLSKTEIKAATGANMGGDPLTSAHMRNWMECVRSRKTPNAPVEAGYYHSIALMMTNAAVRTGAKATFDEATQTVMAGGKVFKY; encoded by the coding sequence ATGGAAAACACAAGAAGAAAATTTATAAAGCAGTCTGCTATAATGGCTGCGGCAACATATGCTGGAACCTTCAGCAGCAGCGCGAAAAGTTATAAGCGGATCATCGGGGCCAATGACCGGGTCAGGACCGGGGTGGTCGCTTTTTCCGACCGCTTCAAGGACACGCTGCTCCCCGGATATTTAAACCACAGCAAAGAGCTCAATTTCGATATCGTGGGTTTATCTGATCTCTGGAATTACCGCCGGGATTTGGGCGTGGCACATTTAAAGAGTAAAACCGGCACCGATGTGAAGGCATGCAGAAACAATGATGAGCTCTATGCGATGAAGGATCTGGATGCGGTCATCATCAGCTCGGCTGATTTTCAGCATGCCCTGCATGCCATAGAGGCGGTGAAAGCAGGGTGCGATGCTTACGTGGAGAAGCCCTTTGCGGAAACAATGGACGAGGCAAAGGCCGCTTTAAAGGCGGTGCGGGAATCCGAAAAAATTGTACAGATCGGCTCCCAACGCAGGAGCGGCGAAAATTATCAGACAGCCGCAAACTACATACAGGACGGTAAATTCGGACCGCTGACCGCTGTTGACCTGGTATGGAACGTAAACCAGCCAGGGCGTTGGCGTCGCCCGGAACTGGTTGCTAGGCTAAAACAGGAAGATACCGACTGGAAAAGGTTTTTGGCGAACCGGCCCTTTCAGCAGTGGGATCCAAGGAAATATCTTGAATACCGCCTGTTCTGGCCGCTCTCTTCGGGGATGCCAGGGCAGTGGATGTCGCACCAGATCGATACCGTTCATTGGTTTACAGGCCTGCAGCACCCGAGAAGCGTGGTAGCCAACGGTGGCATCTATACCTGGAAAGACGGGCGTCAAAACTGGGATTCCATGGTGGCGGTCTTTGATTACGGAAAGCCCGATACAACTGATGGTTTTCAGGTAACCTTCACCTCCAGAATGCAAAACAGTGTTGGCGATACCGGAGAGCTGTACTATTCAAACGGAGGAGAGCTGAATCTGATAACCAATAAAGTTTCTCCAAAGGGGGGACTGAAGGAAAATGAAGCAAAAGCAATGGGCATGAAGGCAAATCTTCTGCCCGAATTTGATTTGTCGAAAACAGAGATAAAGGCCGCCACCGGCGCGAATATGGGCGGCGATCCGCTGACCTCCGCCCATATGAGAAACTGGATGGAGTGTGTGCGCAGCCGTAAGACACCCAATGCCCCGGTAGAGGCGGGATATTACCATTCGATCGCTTTGATGATGACCAATGCAGCGGTGAGGACCGGAGCAAAAGCAACCTTTGATGAAGCCACCCAGACGGTTATGGCCGGAGGCAAGGTTTTTAAATACTGA
- a CDS encoding 3-keto-disaccharide hydrolase: MIKQIATLIFITLCAMTSFGQKPESLFDGKTLKGWKQVVGKATYGVKDGMIVGTTVKDSPNSYLVTDRAYGDFVLELDVMIEGEANNSGIQTRSHIDPAGDNGKGRVYGRQVEVDPSSRAWSGGIYDEARRLWLYPLSLHPEAKPLFKKAAFNHYKVECIGNETKTWLNGKPVAYVVDTLDKTGFIGLQVHGAGDNAGLVGRKVYFKNISIQTENLKPAPFPKGIYAVNYTPNTLSAYEKANGYELLFDGRSSAGWRGAYKSTFPEKGWEIGNGTITVQPSNGGESTNGGDIVTENQYGAFDLTFDFKLTEGANSGVKYFVTLSEANKGSAIGLEFQVLDDEKHPDAKLGKDGNRTLSSLYDLIKGKKDRSNYRRIGEWNTGRVVVYPDNRVEHYLNGIKTLEYVRGSAAFRELVAGSKYKDWKKFGEAARGHILLQDHGNKVSFRSIKIKPL; the protein is encoded by the coding sequence ATGATAAAACAAATTGCAACACTTATATTTATTACGCTTTGCGCCATGACTTCCTTCGGTCAAAAACCGGAGTCGCTTTTTGACGGTAAAACCCTTAAAGGCTGGAAGCAGGTGGTTGGCAAAGCAACCTACGGGGTTAAAGACGGCATGATAGTAGGCACAACGGTTAAGGATTCCCCAAACTCTTACCTGGTCACCGACCGGGCCTATGGTGATTTTGTGCTGGAGCTTGACGTCATGATCGAAGGCGAGGCCAACAACTCGGGCATCCAGACCAGGAGCCATATCGACCCTGCCGGGGATAACGGTAAGGGCCGCGTTTACGGCCGTCAGGTCGAAGTCGACCCTTCCTCAAGAGCATGGTCGGGGGGCATCTATGACGAGGCCAGACGGTTATGGCTCTACCCGCTATCCCTGCACCCGGAGGCAAAGCCGCTTTTCAAAAAGGCAGCCTTCAACCACTATAAGGTCGAATGTATCGGTAACGAGACCAAAACCTGGCTGAACGGGAAGCCGGTGGCCTATGTGGTGGATACCCTGGATAAAACAGGCTTCATAGGTCTTCAGGTCCATGGCGCGGGAGACAATGCCGGCCTGGTGGGTAGGAAAGTATATTTTAAAAACATCAGTATCCAGACAGAAAATTTAAAACCGGCTCCTTTTCCAAAAGGAATCTATGCGGTAAACTATACGCCCAATACCTTATCGGCCTATGAGAAGGCTAATGGCTATGAACTGCTTTTCGACGGCCGCTCAAGCGCCGGCTGGAGAGGCGCTTACAAAAGTACCTTCCCGGAAAAAGGCTGGGAGATCGGCAATGGAACAATAACCGTGCAGCCTTCAAATGGAGGAGAAAGCACCAATGGCGGAGATATCGTGACAGAAAACCAGTATGGAGCTTTTGATCTCACATTTGATTTTAAGCTGACCGAGGGCGCAAACAGCGGAGTAAAGTATTTTGTGACCCTGAGCGAGGCTAACAAGGGATCAGCCATAGGACTGGAGTTTCAGGTTCTCGATGACGAAAAACATCCCGATGCCAAGCTGGGCAAGGATGGAAACCGGACCCTTTCCTCCCTTTATGACCTGATAAAAGGCAAAAAGGACAGGAGCAATTACCGAAGGATTGGGGAATGGAATACCGGACGTGTAGTAGTTTACCCCGATAACCGTGTTGAGCATTACCTGAACGGGATTAAGACCCTTGAATATGTGCGCGGAAGTGCGGCGTTCAGGGAACTGGTTGCCGGAAGCAAATATAAGGACTGGAAAAAGTTCGGCGAGGCCGCAAGAGGACATATTCTGCTTCAGGATCATGGCAATAAGGTAAGCTTCAGGAGCATTAAGATCAAACCGCTCTAA
- a CDS encoding porin family protein, which produces MKANKILTLCLLVFAAQTCAAQKLGLGVKGGGNLTYSNRPDMDSRKSYGFNFGGFASVNFTKNIGVQLEAQYVRSRLRSDSFSPTAPWYSEKGYTKLHYLAMPVLLKIDVVDFVSVVGGPQFNFLRNSSTYNLSNGSAIIGSRLGTSYTVGLDLGPLYFRHNWGRSGFKSIDLNNSHRNVQYEVGFRVQLM; this is translated from the coding sequence ATGAAAGCCAACAAAATTCTTACTCTATGCCTTTTAGTATTCGCTGCCCAAACATGCGCTGCACAGAAGCTCGGCCTGGGCGTCAAGGGCGGGGGTAACCTCACCTATTCCAATCGTCCGGATATGGATAGTCGCAAATCATACGGTTTCAACTTTGGCGGATTTGCATCAGTTAACTTTACTAAAAATATCGGCGTACAGCTCGAGGCCCAATATGTGCGCTCAAGACTGCGCAGTGACTCCTTTTCACCTACTGCACCATGGTATTCGGAAAAAGGCTATACAAAGCTCCACTATCTTGCCATGCCGGTATTGCTCAAAATCGATGTGGTCGACTTTGTGTCGGTGGTCGGCGGTCCTCAGTTTAATTTTTTGAGAAACAGCAGCACCTATAACTTAAGCAACGGTTCTGCGATTATAGGATCGAGGCTCGGTACTTCCTATACCGTTGGCTTGGATCTGGGACCTTTATATTTTCGCCATAACTGGGGAAGGTCCGGTTTCAAAAGCATAGACCTGAACAACAGCCACAGGAACGTGCAGTATGAGGTAGGATTCAGGGTACAATTGATGTAA
- a CDS encoding nuclear transport factor 2 family protein — MSLIYKKILRKANAALSAGDYKRFLSFCSDESVWTFVGRKTLRGKAAINEFMKTAYPEPPEFTVDQVISDGEFLTAAGKINIKGEDGSRKYYFYCNIWRFQEGQIYGLKAFII, encoded by the coding sequence ATGAGTTTGATATATAAGAAAATACTCAGAAAGGCTAACGCTGCCCTCAGCGCCGGAGATTATAAACGGTTCTTGTCCTTCTGTTCAGATGAGTCTGTCTGGACCTTTGTAGGTCGTAAGACCCTGCGAGGTAAAGCCGCCATTAATGAGTTTATGAAAACTGCTTATCCCGAGCCGCCGGAATTCACGGTAGACCAAGTAATTTCGGATGGCGAATTTCTGACCGCTGCTGGCAAGATCAATATAAAAGGGGAAGACGGCAGCCGGAAGTATTATTTTTACTGTAATATCTGGCGGTTTCAGGAAGGCCAGATATACGGACTGAAGGCCTTCATTATTTAA
- a CDS encoding winged helix-turn-helix transcriptional regulator, with protein sequence MTESDNLKTEECCVHHRAIRDTMDVLSGKWKISIIGSLSFGKKRFMELIDSIEGIAAKMLSKELQELELQGLVTRTVLKTKPITVEYELTDYGRSLKPIIHEMAAWGMQHRERIISEMSSSGQEAKG encoded by the coding sequence ATGACAGAAAGCGATAACTTGAAGACGGAAGAATGCTGCGTTCACCATCGGGCGATCCGCGATACGATGGACGTACTCTCCGGCAAATGGAAAATCAGCATCATCGGATCGCTCAGCTTTGGCAAGAAGCGGTTTATGGAACTTATTGACAGCATTGAGGGGATTGCGGCAAAAATGCTGTCTAAAGAGCTGCAGGAGCTGGAGCTTCAGGGGCTGGTCACGCGCACGGTACTGAAAACAAAGCCCATAACAGTAGAATATGAACTGACAGACTATGGCCGTTCGCTCAAGCCCATTATCCATGAAATGGCCGCCTGGGGAATGCAACACAGGGAAAGGATAATCAGCGAAATGAGCTCGTCCGGCCAGGAAGCAAAGGGCTGA
- a CDS encoding DoxX family protein — MKILKITYRLTTGIIVLGMVLSFYVYLFTPLIKTGFVHLGFPDWFRKELAIAKLLGALVLAVPKVPERIKEWAYAGFFINFCSASLAHYQVGDPLFTQLTPLFLALLLVLSYITYHRLILAAKYEKYDES, encoded by the coding sequence ATGAAAATACTAAAAATTACTTACCGGCTGACAACGGGCATTATCGTACTGGGCATGGTTCTCTCGTTCTATGTATATCTTTTTACCCCGCTTATCAAAACGGGTTTTGTACACCTTGGTTTTCCGGACTGGTTCCGCAAGGAGCTGGCCATTGCCAAGCTTTTGGGCGCACTCGTCCTGGCGGTACCGAAAGTTCCGGAACGGATAAAGGAATGGGCATATGCTGGTTTTTTTATAAATTTCTGCTCGGCTTCCCTTGCCCATTATCAGGTTGGAGATCCATTATTTACCCAGCTCACGCCGCTTTTTCTTGCCCTGCTGCTTGTCTTATCCTACATTACTTATCACAGATTAATTTTAGCCGCCAAATATGAAAAATATGATGAATCCTAA
- a CDS encoding alpha/beta hydrolase family protein: MKNMMNPNHLLNSPVGVVSQSPLTLSSPGRMHGLQVRISAPVTGGNLPVIIFSHGFASSMDAYAPLVNYWASRGFAVIQPTFLDSRTLNSDPKADHHEAVKAYLQDPRKHMMWRYRVADVKSVLDQLDLIESEFVGLRGRLDRDKIAAAGHSFGAQTTASLLGTRVINADGTVDGSLADARIRAGVLLSVGGGGGDALSPFAKEHFPHLNQSYAEMTAAALVVAGDQDHSLLTVRGPVWFTDAFHLGPGADALLSMHGGEHMLGGISGFLVRETTDENQDRVAVVQRLSWAYLVSTLYPGSTAWEEACRWLASNPDLNGSVSIK; encoded by the coding sequence ATGAAAAATATGATGAATCCTAACCATCTACTGAACAGTCCAGTGGGGGTAGTTTCCCAAAGCCCGCTTACCCTGTCCTCACCCGGACGCATGCACGGCCTGCAGGTCCGAATCTCGGCTCCCGTAACGGGCGGGAACCTTCCGGTCATCATATTTTCCCACGGCTTTGCATCTTCCATGGATGCTTATGCACCCCTTGTGAACTATTGGGCATCCCGTGGCTTCGCGGTTATACAGCCCACTTTCCTGGATTCAAGAACCTTAAATTCGGATCCGAAGGCCGACCACCACGAAGCGGTAAAAGCATACCTGCAGGACCCAAGAAAGCACATGATGTGGCGATACCGCGTAGCGGATGTAAAGTCCGTACTGGATCAGCTGGATCTGATAGAAAGTGAATTTGTGGGGCTTCGCGGCCGTCTGGACAGAGACAAGATTGCTGCCGCCGGTCATTCGTTCGGTGCACAGACAACTGCCTCGCTGCTGGGAACTAGGGTCATAAATGCAGATGGAACCGTGGACGGGTCACTTGCGGACGCCAGGATCAGGGCAGGTGTCCTGCTTTCTGTGGGCGGAGGTGGGGGAGATGCCCTGAGCCCTTTTGCCAAAGAACATTTTCCGCACCTAAATCAGAGCTATGCCGAAATGACCGCCGCTGCTCTTGTGGTAGCAGGCGATCAGGACCACTCACTATTAACGGTGAGGGGACCGGTGTGGTTTACCGATGCATTTCACCTCGGCCCAGGAGCCGATGCACTTCTGAGTATGCACGGAGGAGAACATATGCTGGGCGGTATTTCCGGGTTTCTGGTAAGGGAAACCACGGATGAAAATCAGGACCGTGTGGCAGTTGTTCAGCGCCTGAGCTGGGCATACCTGGTAAGCACACTTTATCCGGGCAGTACCGCATGGGAAGAAGCCTGCAGGTGGCTAGCAAGCAATCCGGATCTTAATGGATCGGTCAGCATTAAATAA
- a CDS encoding mobilization protein, whose product MNNKTIERQPRLTHPIRTRVTEKTYDKLQELKATSNCRSIGEVARKILSREKILCFYTDTTMNAPMEELASIRKELKSIGVNINQQTRHFHTAESELQRSFHFMKTSDLYKNVGEKVDRLLFLIGQLSLKWLQES is encoded by the coding sequence ATGAACAACAAAACCATAGAAAGACAGCCCCGCCTCACCCATCCAATAAGGACAAGGGTAACTGAGAAAACATACGATAAGCTACAGGAACTTAAAGCGACAAGCAATTGCAGATCCATCGGAGAAGTTGCCCGTAAAATCCTTTCGCGGGAAAAAATCCTCTGCTTTTATACTGATACCACTATGAACGCGCCGATGGAAGAACTTGCCTCGATCAGAAAGGAACTGAAATCAATCGGGGTAAACATCAACCAGCAGACCAGACATTTCCATACTGCTGAAAGCGAGCTTCAGCGGTCTTTTCATTTTATGAAAACCTCGGATCTTTATAAGAACGTCGGCGAAAAAGTAGACCGTCTTCTTTTTCTCATCGGTCAGCTTTCCCTGAAATGGTTGCAAGAATCCTAA
- a CDS encoding relaxase/mobilization nuclease domain-containing protein: protein MVARILSGYSIRGLLNYNETKVESGDARLIMANRFAAEIEHLDPKAKLKRFERLTVLNGRAKRNAMHIMLNFDRSDKLKDEKLTQIASRYMEGIGFGEQPFLVYSHHDASHPHMHIVTTNIREDGSRIDFHNLGRTLSEEARTLIEQEFKLTVSKGRGKTLEPGIESAKIKKAIYGKRPTKQSIYNVVTPVWRSYAFTSFAEYNAILCQFNVFADRGAEDSLMFERKGLVYSIVDENGKRIGVPIKASMLAGKPMLSEIEKKFAKNTLKRKMFREPLKKSIDEVFNKCQQLTRVTFEKELADKGIATIFRKNTQGLIYGITFIDNKSRCVFNGSDLGKPYSAKMLSERLSQSDKPLVLEQPTDRSRYNLGKSGTNSPFLDAGNESSKESLLGILFEKPAFEPDPLSAVKKSKKKKHTRGQSNDNPRQI, encoded by the coding sequence ATGGTTGCAAGAATCCTAAGCGGTTATAGCATACGCGGCCTTTTAAATTACAATGAGACGAAGGTAGAATCCGGTGATGCACGTCTGATCATGGCAAACCGCTTTGCAGCGGAAATAGAACATCTTGACCCTAAAGCAAAACTTAAAAGATTTGAGCGGCTAACGGTTTTAAACGGCAGGGCAAAAAGAAATGCAATGCATATTATGCTGAACTTTGACAGATCAGACAAGCTCAAAGATGAAAAACTCACCCAGATCGCATCCAGGTATATGGAAGGAATCGGATTTGGGGAGCAGCCGTTTCTTGTCTATAGCCATCATGACGCCAGCCATCCGCACATGCATATTGTGACTACAAATATCAGGGAAGACGGTTCAAGGATTGATTTTCATAACCTGGGAAGGACGCTGTCCGAAGAAGCCCGGACTCTGATAGAACAGGAATTTAAGCTTACCGTATCTAAAGGCCGAGGGAAAACCTTAGAACCCGGGATAGAATCTGCAAAAATTAAAAAGGCTATTTATGGCAAAAGGCCAACCAAGCAGTCCATTTATAATGTGGTTACGCCGGTTTGGAGAAGTTATGCTTTTACCTCTTTTGCTGAATACAACGCTATCCTTTGCCAGTTCAATGTCTTCGCCGATAGGGGAGCCGAGGATTCGCTGATGTTCGAGCGCAAAGGTCTTGTTTATTCCATTGTTGATGAAAACGGTAAGCGGATTGGTGTGCCGATAAAAGCAAGCATGCTCGCAGGAAAGCCAATGCTCAGTGAAATCGAAAAGAAATTCGCGAAAAATACCCTGAAAAGAAAAATGTTCAGGGAACCTTTGAAAAAATCCATTGATGAGGTCTTTAACAAATGTCAGCAGTTAACTCGGGTAACCTTTGAAAAAGAACTTGCGGATAAGGGAATTGCCACCATCTTCAGGAAAAACACGCAAGGGCTTATTTACGGAATAACCTTCATTGATAACAAAAGCCGCTGCGTATTCAACGGCAGTGACCTTGGAAAACCTTATAGTGCCAAGATGCTTTCTGAGCGGCTGTCCCAAAGCGACAAACCATTAGTCTTGGAGCAGCCAACAGATAGATCAAGATACAATCTAGGCAAATCCGGAACAAATAGCCCCTTCTTGGATGCCGGCAATGAAAGCAGTAAAGAAAGCCTTCTTGGTATTTTATTTGAAAAACCGGCTTTTGAACCGGATCCCTTATCGGCCGTTAAAAAAAGTAAAAAGAAAAAACATACACGCGGGCAGTCAAATGACAACCCAAGACAAATCTAA